One Streptomyces umbrinus genomic window, GCGACGGCCTCCACGATCGAGTTCCTGCGCCCGATCCCCTCGGTCGCCCTGATCCCGCTGGCCGTCCTGCTGTTCGGCACCGAGCTTCGTTCGGTCCTGCTCCTGGTCGTGTACGCGTCCTTCTGGCAGGTGCTCGTCCAGGTCATGTACGGCGTCCGGGACGTCGACCCGGTCGCCGAGGAGACGGCCCGCTCCTACGGCCTCGGCACCTGGGCACGGGTCCGGCATGTGCTCTGGCCCACGGCCCTCCCGTACGTCATGACGGGTGTGCGGCTGGCCGCCGCGGTGGCGTTGATCCTCGCGGTCACCGCCGAACTCGTCATCGGAGCACCGGGGTTGGGCGCCCGTATCGCCGTCGCCCAGACCTCGCAGGCCGTGCCGGAGATGTACGCGCTGGTGGTGGTCACCGGGCTGCTCGGGCTGCTGATCAACGTGGGCGCGCGGACCGTCGAGCGGCGGGCGCTGGCCTGGCACCAGTCGGTGCGCGGGGAGGTGGCGGTGTGAGGGGCGTCCTGCTGCGGGGGTTCTTCGTCGTCGCGCTGCCCGTGCTGCTGGTGGCGGGGTGGTGGGTCGCCTCGGACGACAGCACCGATGTCTACTGGCCGCCGCTGCGCACGATCCTCACCGCCTTCCCGGACGTGTGGACGGGCGACCGGTGGCGCGACGACGTGCTGCCGAGCGTGCTGCGGCTGAGCGCCGGTTACGCGTGCGCGGCCGTCGCGGGCGTGGCGCTCGGCACGGTCATCGGCTCCTACCGCCGGGTGCGGGCCGTGTGCGAGCCGGTGCTGGAATTCCTGCGCGCGGTGCCGCCGCCGGTGCTCGTGCCGGTCATCATGCTGTTCGCGGGCATCGGGGACACGATGAAGATCGCCGTGATCGCGAGCGGCTGTGTCTGGCCGATCCTCCTCAACACCGTGGAGGGCGTCCGGGCGGTCGACTCCGTGATGTCGGAGACAGCCCGCTCGTACGGCATCACGGGCGTCGCCCGGCTGCGGCATGTGGTGCTGCGTTCGGCGAGTCCGCAGATCTTCGCGGGGCTGCGGCAGGCCCTGTCCATCGGCATCATCCTGATGGTCATCAGCGAGATGTTCGCCGCGAGCAACGGGCTCGGCTTCACCATCGTCCAGTTCCAGCGCGGCTTCGCCATCCCCGACATGTGGACCGGGATCCTGCTGCTCGGGCTGCTCGGTTTTGTGCTGTCGGTCGTCTTCCGGCTGGTCGAGCGGCGGGTGCTCGGCTGGTACCACGGCTCGCGCGACGTCTCCCGGCGGTCGTCGTGAACCTCTCGAACGTGAACCTTGCGAAAGGGCGCTCCATGCTCGACGTACGCGGCCTCAGGAAGGTCTACGAGGGGTCGGGCCGCCGGGTGGAGGCGGTGCGCGACCTCACTTTCACGGTCGAGGCCGGTGAACTGGTGTGTCTGGTCGGCCCGTCGGGCTGCGGCAAGACGACGCTGCTGAAGTGCGTGGGCGGGCTGCTGACGCCCACAGCGGGTGACGTGCTCCTCGGAGGTGAGCGGGTGATCGGGCCACCACCCGGGATGGCCGTCGTCTTCCAGGAGTACGGCCGCAGTCTCTTCCCCTGGATGCGGGTCCGCGAGAACGTCGAACTCCCCCTCAAGCAGAAGAAGTTGTCCAGCGTGAGGCGTCGTGAACTGGTCGCCGACGCTCTGGAGTCGGTCGGGCTCACCGACGCGGCGGGCGCGTACCCGTGGCAGTTGTCGGGCGGCATGCAGCAGCGGGTGGCGATCGCCCGCGCGCTCGCGTACGAGCCCGATGTGCTGCTCATGGACGAGCCGTTCGCGGCGGTGGACGCGCAGACCCGCGCCGAACTGGAGGACCTGGTCCGCGGGTTGTGGCGGCAGCGGGGCATCACGATCCTCTTCGTGACGCACGACATCGACGAGGCGGTGTATCTCGGCGAGCGGGTGCTGATCCTGTCCTCCTCCCCGACGGTCGTCCAGGAGCAGCTGAAGATCGATCTTCCGGCCGAGCGCGATCAGTTGCACACCCGGGTGGCCCCGCGCTTCGCCGAGCTGCGGACCCATGTGTACGAGCAGATCCAGGCGGCGAAGCGCGGGACACCGGTCGACCGAATGGTGAAGGACGTCAGTTCAGATACGCCTCCACTGCACTGAACTGCCCAGCGGGCCGGCCCGTGTCGGCGGTGCCATTGAGCCGCAGACAGCGCGGCTTGGCACCGTCCGGCAGCGTGACGGTCACCGTGTTCCCGGTGGCCGGGGGTTGGCCGGGGTCGAGACCCGCGTCTTCGGGCAGGACGAGACCCACCAACCGGGCGCGTTCGGCGCGCAGTTGCGTGGGCCGTTCGTAGCCGAGGACGTCGAGTGCGGGGAGCACCGCCTGCCGGGTGGTGTCGGAGACTCCGGGCTTGCCGTTGAGCACCCGGCTGACCCCGACCTTCTTCGCCACCTGAGCATGTCGTCGCGTCACGCGCGCAGGAGTAGCGCAAGAAAGGCGAGTGGCTTGCGTAGGGCGGGTGCTACACCTCCGCGGTCGACACCACGCTCAGATGACTCGACGCGCGTCGCGTACGCCGCTTGGGAGACCGGCGGGCCTCGCGCAGGACCAGCGTCAGTCGCGTGTACCCCATGCCCTGAAGGGTCTTGGTGGTCTCCCCGACGATGCGGCAGTCCGTACGGCCCCAGCGAGGGTCGGGGTGCAGCAACGGCCGCACCGCGCCGTCGTGCTCGACGGCGTCCGGGCCGACCGAGCGGA contains:
- a CDS encoding ABC transporter permease codes for the protein MRGTNALLGAAGLAAFLALGEAVPRLGLVKDEYFPPTSRIADALATELADEAFWTALGDTLTGWAIGLTIAVTAGILAGVLISVTPYLREATASTIEFLRPIPSVALIPLAVLLFGTELRSVLLLVVYASFWQVLVQVMYGVRDVDPVAEETARSYGLGTWARVRHVLWPTALPYVMTGVRLAAAVALILAVTAELVIGAPGLGARIAVAQTSQAVPEMYALVVVTGLLGLLINVGARTVERRALAWHQSVRGEVAV
- a CDS encoding ABC transporter permease, translated to MRGVLLRGFFVVALPVLLVAGWWVASDDSTDVYWPPLRTILTAFPDVWTGDRWRDDVLPSVLRLSAGYACAAVAGVALGTVIGSYRRVRAVCEPVLEFLRAVPPPVLVPVIMLFAGIGDTMKIAVIASGCVWPILLNTVEGVRAVDSVMSETARSYGITGVARLRHVVLRSASPQIFAGLRQALSIGIILMVISEMFAASNGLGFTIVQFQRGFAIPDMWTGILLLGLLGFVLSVVFRLVERRVLGWYHGSRDVSRRSS
- a CDS encoding ABC transporter ATP-binding protein; this translates as MLDVRGLRKVYEGSGRRVEAVRDLTFTVEAGELVCLVGPSGCGKTTLLKCVGGLLTPTAGDVLLGGERVIGPPPGMAVVFQEYGRSLFPWMRVRENVELPLKQKKLSSVRRRELVADALESVGLTDAAGAYPWQLSGGMQQRVAIARALAYEPDVLLMDEPFAAVDAQTRAELEDLVRGLWRQRGITILFVTHDIDEAVYLGERVLILSSSPTVVQEQLKIDLPAERDQLHTRVAPRFAELRTHVYEQIQAAKRGTPVDRMVKDVSSDTPPLH